One Serinicoccus chungangensis genomic window carries:
- a CDS encoding aromatic ring-hydroxylating oxygenase subunit alpha encodes MTTLTSAPEATDLAGLVARRVPGFSLDAAFYTSQDVFDADLAAVWARCWIFVATEAEIREPGDFVTVDIGPHSVIVVRDDDEEVSALRNVCRHRGSRVLTERSGSVGNIVCGYHRWTYATDGTLLHAGDQAPTFDRSCFGLRRVHVRTVSGLIFVCLADEPPADVAELTSTIAPYLDPHQPLRTKVAAQHDLVEHANWKLVMENNRECYHCEGGHPELTCTFFPTYGYDRDAVPARLMPAHERYLAAEAELEAACLERGMAFAEVEALEEERVTAFRVQREALDGAGESYTLDGSVASRRLLGDFDTARLGRASVHTQPNAWFHFLSDHVVVFAVLPLAPDRTLVRTTWLVHEDAVEGEDYDLERLTQVWDHTNEEDGEFCARAQQGVGDPAYVPGPYSPSERQVESFAAWYVARLREELAR; translated from the coding sequence ATGACCACCCTGACCTCCGCCCCCGAGGCCACCGACCTCGCCGGGCTCGTCGCCCGTCGCGTGCCGGGCTTCAGCCTGGACGCCGCGTTCTACACCAGCCAGGACGTCTTCGACGCCGACCTGGCGGCGGTCTGGGCCCGCTGCTGGATCTTCGTCGCCACCGAGGCCGAGATCCGTGAGCCCGGCGACTTCGTCACCGTCGACATCGGCCCGCACTCGGTCATCGTCGTGCGCGACGACGACGAGGAGGTCAGCGCGCTGCGCAACGTCTGCCGGCACCGGGGTTCCCGGGTGCTCACCGAGCGCTCCGGGTCGGTGGGCAACATCGTCTGCGGCTACCACCGGTGGACCTACGCCACCGACGGCACGCTGCTGCACGCCGGCGACCAGGCGCCGACCTTCGACAGGTCGTGCTTCGGCCTGCGACGGGTGCACGTGCGCACGGTGTCGGGGCTGATCTTCGTCTGCCTCGCCGACGAGCCACCGGCCGACGTGGCGGAGCTGACCTCCACCATCGCCCCCTACCTCGACCCGCACCAGCCGCTGCGCACCAAGGTCGCCGCCCAGCACGACCTCGTGGAGCACGCCAACTGGAAGCTGGTCATGGAGAACAACCGCGAGTGCTACCACTGCGAGGGCGGGCACCCCGAGCTGACCTGCACCTTCTTCCCGACCTACGGCTACGACCGGGACGCCGTCCCGGCGCGGCTCATGCCCGCGCACGAGCGCTACCTCGCGGCCGAGGCCGAGCTCGAGGCCGCCTGCCTGGAGCGCGGGATGGCCTTCGCCGAGGTCGAGGCCCTGGAGGAGGAGCGGGTCACCGCGTTCCGGGTGCAGCGCGAGGCGCTGGACGGCGCCGGCGAGTCCTACACGCTCGACGGGTCGGTGGCCTCGCGCCGGCTGCTGGGCGACTTCGACACCGCCCGCCTGGGCCGTGCCTCGGTGCACACCCAGCCCAACGCGTGGTTCCACTTCCTGTCCGACCACGTCGTGGTCTTCGCCGTCCTGCCGCTGGCGCCGGACCGGACGCTGGTGCGCACCACCTGGCTCGTGCACGAGGACGCGGTCGAGGGGGAGGACTACGACCTGGAGCGGCTCACGCAGGTGTGGGACCACACCAACGAGGAGGACGGCGAGTTCTGCGCCCGGGCCCAGCAGGGGGTGGGCGACCCCGCCTACGTCCCCGGCCCCTACTCCCCCAGCGAGCGCCAGGTGGAGTCCTTCGCCGCGTGGTACGTCGCGCGGCTGCGCGAGGAGCTGGCCCGATGA
- a CDS encoding 2Fe-2S iron-sulfur cluster-binding protein, which produces MTEVLVRGTAAPTHLEQVDEELVCVGVEQVTHDVRSLTLALPDGAALSFRPGQYVTVTVDTGMGTGTGTGRGGGRLSRCYTIASSPLQTGTLTLTVKRQGPVSTWLHDRLGVGGRLRVSGPMGVFSTHEHPAAAHLLLSAGSGITPLMSMLRTLVGTQGPHDVVFVHSARTPADIVFRRELEELAEALPWLRVAVVCEGDSEDEVWRGARGRLTAGLLRELAPDAAGREVFTCGPAPYMDAVRDLLAELGCDPARCHQESFVLDTAGAVVTGEGPSWGAAAAGDGVGDGSAAGARTHTVTLTRSGREVPCAAGQTILAAAAQAGLSLPSSCAEGVCGTCKSQLLTGSVDMRHGGGIRPREIAADKVLLCCSTPLEDCVIEA; this is translated from the coding sequence ATGACCGAGGTGCTGGTCCGCGGGACGGCTGCCCCGACCCACCTCGAGCAGGTCGACGAGGAGCTCGTGTGCGTCGGCGTGGAGCAGGTCACCCACGACGTGCGCAGCCTCACCCTGGCGCTGCCGGACGGGGCGGCGCTGTCGTTCCGGCCGGGGCAGTACGTCACCGTCACGGTGGACACAGGCATGGGTACGGGCACAGGCACGGGCAGGGGCGGCGGCCGGCTCAGCCGGTGCTACACGATCGCCTCCTCCCCGCTGCAGACCGGCACCCTCACGCTCACGGTGAAGCGGCAGGGGCCGGTGTCGACGTGGCTGCACGACCGGCTCGGGGTCGGTGGGCGGCTGCGGGTGAGCGGGCCCATGGGCGTCTTCAGCACGCACGAGCACCCGGCGGCGGCGCACCTGCTGCTGTCCGCGGGCAGCGGCATCACCCCGCTCATGTCGATGCTGCGGACCCTGGTGGGCACGCAGGGGCCGCACGACGTCGTCTTCGTCCACAGCGCCCGGACCCCGGCCGACATCGTCTTCCGCCGCGAGCTCGAGGAGCTCGCGGAGGCCCTGCCCTGGCTGCGGGTGGCGGTGGTCTGCGAGGGCGACAGCGAGGACGAGGTATGGCGTGGTGCCCGCGGGCGGCTCACCGCCGGGCTGCTCCGAGAGCTGGCGCCCGACGCGGCCGGCCGGGAGGTCTTCACCTGCGGGCCGGCGCCCTACATGGACGCCGTGCGCGACCTGCTGGCCGAGCTCGGCTGCGACCCGGCGCGGTGCCACCAGGAGTCGTTCGTGCTCGACACGGCCGGCGCGGTGGTGACCGGCGAGGGACCGTCGTGGGGCGCGGCCGCGGCCGGCGACGGTGTCGGCGACGGGTCCGCCGCCGGTGCGCGGACGCATACCGTCACCCTCACGCGCAGCGGCCGGGAGGTGCCCTGCGCCGCCGGCCAGACCATCCTCGCCGCCGCCGCGCAGGCCGGTCTCAGCCTGCCGTCGTCCTGCGCGGAGGGGGTCTGCGGCACCTGCAAGAGCCAGCTGCTCACCGGCAGCGTCGACATGCGGCACGGCGGGGGGATCCGGCCCCGGGAGATCGCCGCCGACAAGGTGCTGCTGTGCTGCTCCACCCCGCTCGAGGACTGCGTCATCGAGGCCTGA
- a CDS encoding MOSC domain-containing protein — MSQPQDPVRVVEIGIAPGSRLPVKRVHEVEAEAGVGLVGDRYHGSRHRHVTLQSRTDLDAAAADLGRPVTAAGTRRNLTVSHGPVPTRPGTLLRVGEVELQVVRLAAPCRLLDDWLGPGAMAALHGRGGTVCRLLGSGTIRVGDELWVGEVAPAPVRGDAPQGPGRTRPGDR; from the coding sequence ATGTCGCAGCCGCAGGACCCGGTGCGGGTCGTGGAGATCGGGATCGCCCCGGGCAGCCGCCTGCCCGTCAAGCGGGTGCACGAGGTCGAGGCCGAGGCCGGGGTGGGCCTGGTCGGCGACCGCTACCACGGCAGCCGGCACCGGCACGTGACCCTCCAGTCACGCACCGACCTCGACGCCGCCGCCGCCGACCTGGGTCGACCGGTGACCGCCGCCGGGACGAGGCGCAACCTCACGGTGTCGCACGGGCCGGTGCCCACCCGACCGGGGACCCTCCTGCGGGTCGGCGAGGTGGAGCTGCAGGTCGTCCGGCTGGCCGCGCCCTGCCGGCTGCTGGACGACTGGCTCGGGCCGGGCGCGATGGCGGCCCTGCACGGACGCGGCGGCACGGTGTGCCGGCTCCTGGGGTCCGGGACGATCCGCGTCGGCGACGAGCTGTGGGTCGGCGAGGTGGCGCCGGCCCCCGTGCGGGGGGACGCCCCGCAGGGCCCGGGCCGGACCCGGCCCGGCGACCGCTAG
- a CDS encoding TIGR03557 family F420-dependent LLM class oxidoreductase → MQIGFKLFAENFSPTELVRQAVEAERAGFDFVEISDHFHPWLPEHEHSPFAWSVLAAIAASTERIGLATGVTCPTIRYHPAIIAQAAATTQILAGGRFTLGVGSGERLNEHVVGQGWPEVRDRHQLLREALEIIRLLWQGGYHSYRGEFLTIEDARVFDLPDTLPDIVVAIGGPQAARLAADLGDGIFTTDPDASLIEAFEQAGGSGPRYTEVPLAWAPDEQSAAESAHRMFRFGLGSWRVNSELPNPAHFDAATQFITPDSMREVFACGPDVERHVEVATQFADAGFDRLALISAGPDVDGFMRFFTDELRPRLQGLSS, encoded by the coding sequence ATGCAGATCGGATTCAAGCTCTTCGCCGAGAACTTCTCCCCCACCGAGCTCGTCCGCCAGGCCGTGGAGGCCGAGCGGGCCGGCTTCGACTTCGTCGAGATCAGCGACCACTTCCACCCCTGGCTGCCCGAGCACGAGCACTCGCCGTTCGCCTGGTCGGTGCTCGCCGCCATCGCGGCCTCGACCGAGCGGATCGGCCTGGCGACGGGAGTCACCTGCCCCACGATCCGCTACCACCCGGCGATCATCGCCCAGGCGGCCGCGACCACCCAGATCCTCGCCGGCGGGCGCTTCACCCTCGGGGTGGGCTCCGGCGAGCGGCTCAACGAGCACGTCGTCGGGCAGGGGTGGCCCGAGGTGCGCGACCGCCACCAGCTGCTGCGCGAGGCCCTGGAGATCATCCGGCTGCTGTGGCAGGGCGGCTACCACTCCTACCGCGGCGAGTTCCTCACCATCGAGGACGCCCGCGTCTTCGACCTGCCGGACACCCTGCCGGACATCGTCGTCGCCATCGGCGGTCCTCAGGCGGCCCGCCTCGCCGCGGACCTCGGCGACGGCATCTTCACGACCGACCCGGACGCCTCGCTCATCGAGGCCTTCGAGCAGGCCGGTGGCTCCGGGCCGCGCTACACCGAGGTGCCCCTCGCGTGGGCCCCCGACGAGCAGAGCGCGGCCGAGTCCGCGCACCGCATGTTCCGGTTCGGACTCGGCAGCTGGCGGGTCAACAGCGAGCTGCCCAACCCGGCCCACTTCGACGCGGCCACGCAGTTCATCACCCCGGACTCCATGCGCGAGGTCTTCGCCTGCGGACCGGACGTGGAGCGTCACGTGGAGGTGGCCACCCAGTTCGCCGACGCGGGCTTCGACCGCCTGGCCCTCATCAGCGCCGGTCCGGACGTCGACGGCTTCATGCGCTTCTTCACCGACGAGCTGCGGCCGCGGCTGCAGGGGCTGTCGAGCTAG
- a CDS encoding antitoxin, protein MPFRTIAALGAAADAARRFARKNPEKTRSYLDKAADVADRQTKGKYSSQIRSASRKAGQAALGDDEQRP, encoded by the coding sequence ATGCCGTTCCGCACCATCGCCGCCCTGGGCGCCGCCGCCGACGCGGCCCGCCGCTTCGCCCGCAAGAACCCGGAGAAGACGCGGTCCTACCTGGACAAGGCCGCCGACGTCGCGGACCGGCAGACCAAGGGCAAGTACTCCAGCCAGATCCGCTCCGCCTCGCGGAAGGCCGGGCAGGCGGCGCTCGGCGACGACGAGCAGCGTCCGTGA
- a CDS encoding glutathione peroxidase, with the protein MRSLHDFTAETLAGEQRDLGDYAGRTVLVVNTASRCGFTPQLAGLEELHAELADRGLVVLGFPCNQFGGQEPGDAEEIGDFCHRNYGVSFPMFAKVEVNGSGAHPLYRWLKQQKRGLLGGRIAWNFTKSLVGPDGQVVKRYAPATDPATIRADLETMLPPGR; encoded by the coding sequence GTGAGGAGCCTGCACGACTTCACCGCCGAGACCCTGGCCGGCGAGCAGCGTGACCTCGGGGACTACGCGGGCAGGACCGTGCTCGTGGTCAACACGGCCAGCCGGTGCGGCTTCACCCCGCAGCTCGCGGGCCTGGAGGAGCTCCACGCCGAGCTCGCCGACCGCGGTCTGGTCGTGCTCGGTTTCCCGTGCAACCAGTTCGGCGGGCAGGAGCCCGGTGACGCCGAGGAGATCGGCGACTTCTGCCACCGCAACTACGGGGTGAGCTTCCCGATGTTCGCCAAGGTCGAGGTCAACGGCAGCGGTGCCCACCCGCTCTACCGCTGGCTCAAGCAGCAGAAGAGGGGCCTGCTCGGAGGGCGGATCGCCTGGAACTTCACCAAGTCCCTCGTGGGCCCGGACGGCCAGGTCGTGAAGCGCTACGCCCCCGCCACCGATCCGGCGACGATCCGCGCCGACCTGGAGACGATGCTGCCCCCGGGGCGGTGA
- a CDS encoding alcohol dehydrogenase catalytic domain-containing protein — MRAMVLTAARSTPQVQQVPEPVAPPDGVVVQVHATGLCRSDWHAWAGHDDIAFPHVPGHELAGVVTAVGAQVRRWRAGDRVTVPFVCGCGRCGWCRSGQAQVCPDQQQPGFTHDGSFAELVALHAADTNLVAVPPTIELTTAASLGCRFATAYRAVVDRARVAPQEWVSVVGAGGVGLSVAMIARAVGARVVAVDRNPQALAVAAALGVEHTVLADGSDVPAAIHDLTGGGSHVAVDAVGSEQTCSDALLGLRRRGRHVQVGLLPGVVGHPRVPLERVIAWELDVLGSHGMPAVDYPAMLALIEQGALVPERLVERVVGLEEAAELLPVFDSAVVAGMTLVDPRR, encoded by the coding sequence ATGCGCGCCATGGTCCTGACCGCCGCCCGCTCCACGCCTCAGGTGCAGCAGGTCCCCGAGCCGGTCGCCCCGCCGGACGGCGTGGTCGTGCAGGTCCATGCGACCGGGCTGTGCCGCAGCGACTGGCACGCCTGGGCCGGTCACGACGACATCGCCTTCCCGCACGTCCCCGGCCACGAGCTGGCCGGCGTCGTCACCGCGGTCGGCGCGCAGGTGCGGCGGTGGCGCGCGGGGGACCGGGTGACGGTGCCCTTCGTGTGCGGGTGCGGCCGGTGCGGGTGGTGCCGCTCGGGCCAGGCCCAGGTCTGCCCGGACCAGCAGCAACCCGGGTTCACCCACGACGGGTCGTTCGCCGAGCTGGTGGCCCTGCACGCGGCCGACACCAACCTCGTCGCCGTACCCCCCACGATCGAGCTGACCACGGCGGCGAGTCTGGGGTGCCGGTTCGCCACGGCATACCGAGCCGTCGTCGACCGGGCCAGGGTGGCGCCGCAGGAGTGGGTGAGCGTCGTCGGGGCCGGCGGGGTCGGGCTCAGCGTCGCGATGATCGCCCGGGCGGTGGGGGCGCGCGTGGTCGCGGTCGACCGCAACCCGCAGGCCCTGGCGGTCGCCGCCGCGCTGGGCGTCGAGCACACCGTGCTCGCCGACGGCAGCGACGTGCCCGCGGCGATCCACGACCTGACCGGCGGGGGCAGCCACGTGGCCGTGGACGCCGTCGGCAGCGAGCAGACCTGCAGCGACGCGCTGCTGGGTCTGCGCCGCCGGGGGCGCCACGTCCAGGTCGGGCTGCTGCCCGGGGTGGTCGGCCATCCCCGGGTGCCCCTGGAGCGTGTCATCGCCTGGGAGCTGGACGTGCTCGGCAGCCACGGTATGCCGGCCGTCGACTACCCGGCGATGCTCGCCCTCATCGAGCAGGGCGCGCTGGTGCCCGAGCGGCTCGTCGAGCGCGTCGTCGGGCTGGAGGAGGCCGCCGAGCTGCTGCCGGTCTTCGACAGCGCCGTCGTCGCCGGCATGACGCTCGTCGACCCCCGTCGCTGA
- a CDS encoding GTP pyrophosphokinase: protein MASNQSVRIRRAVARYAAGHEALRAATDSYVGLVTQLLDDAGINYLAVTGRTKTVESFAGKAARRTGSGRLAFPKPLTDITDQIGVRVVTYVQDDVDAVAQLLDAQLEVRDDRDMGQETAAEGRFGYASRHLLVALDDERARAAGIPAGRPASVQIRTVLQHAWAEFEHDIRYKGSVPQEHAHDFDRRFTLAAGLLELADQQFSAIRDRHRQALTSPADAPDDDPRIGATDLAAFLAGQFADAGWSRTDHYAWISGLLLELGVTSLAELREVLRVVDDTAIETRMGYRYPPGAVRRLDDSLLSVYGERYVGLHGNAHRQELLTARLARLHT from the coding sequence GTGGCGAGCAACCAGTCGGTCCGGATCCGCAGGGCGGTCGCGCGGTATGCCGCGGGGCACGAGGCCCTGCGCGCCGCGACCGACTCCTACGTCGGGCTCGTCACCCAGCTGCTCGACGACGCCGGCATCAACTACCTCGCGGTGACCGGACGGACCAAGACGGTCGAGTCCTTCGCCGGCAAGGCCGCGCGACGGACCGGGAGCGGCCGGCTGGCCTTCCCCAAGCCGCTCACCGACATCACCGACCAGATCGGCGTGCGGGTCGTCACCTACGTGCAGGACGACGTCGACGCCGTCGCCCAGCTGCTGGACGCCCAGCTCGAGGTGCGTGACGACCGCGACATGGGTCAGGAGACCGCGGCCGAGGGCCGCTTCGGCTACGCCAGCCGACACCTGCTCGTCGCCCTCGACGACGAGCGCGCCCGGGCGGCGGGCATACCGGCCGGTCGACCGGCGTCGGTGCAGATCCGGACCGTGCTGCAGCACGCGTGGGCCGAGTTCGAGCACGACATCCGCTACAAGGGGTCGGTGCCGCAGGAGCACGCCCACGACTTCGACCGCCGGTTCACGCTGGCCGCCGGGCTCCTGGAGCTGGCGGACCAGCAGTTCTCCGCCATCCGCGATAGGCACCGGCAGGCGTTGACGTCCCCGGCCGACGCCCCGGACGACGACCCGCGGATCGGGGCCACCGACCTCGCCGCGTTCCTCGCCGGCCAGTTCGCCGACGCCGGGTGGTCGCGCACCGACCACTACGCCTGGATCAGCGGGCTGCTCCTCGAGCTCGGCGTCACCTCGCTGGCCGAGCTGCGGGAGGTCCTGCGCGTGGTCGACGACACGGCGATCGAGACGCGGATGGGCTACCGCTACCCCCCGGGCGCGGTGCGCCGGCTGGACGACTCGCTGCTGTCGGTCTACGGCGAGCGCTACGTCGGCCTGCACGGCAACGCCCACCGCCAGGAGCTGCTCACGGCCCGGCTGGCGCGACTGCACACCTAG
- a CDS encoding LssY C-terminal domain-containing protein, whose product MYAAWFAVLLLRLSLDLDWWHLAYLVAFWVITAYLALPRLHRVLTQIYVPEYFIGRVRTADGLLGDPVNLAVRGSAEQIDAVMRQAGWVVADPITVRTSWRIITGSVTGRSYPQAPVSSLFLFGRQQDVAFQQEVADSPAKRHHVRLWRCPQGWFLPGGHQVDWVAAGTYDRAVGLSLFTLQVTHKIDADTDAERDYIVDTVRATDLPVSVDVIEDFSTGYHHRNGGGDAIHTDGDLPVLDVTSVVVPDPPPDLEPDVAAASWVTRSSEDDQANNAVPPRPAVFLVAVGAIALGALLQVLGVLVGALQVDLGDGTLASRFALASVTALVQAVVQVPMLVLILRGHAWARYVVLAGLTLDGAIAMVAPSLELGALGPLQLLLTSTSIVALLALSDRSASRWLAALRADRRARRARRRSAAGAPA is encoded by the coding sequence GTGTACGCGGCGTGGTTCGCCGTCCTGCTGCTGAGGCTGAGCCTGGACCTGGACTGGTGGCACCTGGCCTACCTCGTGGCGTTCTGGGTCATCACGGCCTACCTCGCCCTTCCCCGCCTGCACCGCGTGCTCACACAGATCTACGTGCCGGAGTACTTCATCGGCCGGGTGCGCACGGCCGACGGGCTGCTCGGCGACCCGGTGAACCTCGCGGTCCGGGGATCGGCTGAGCAGATCGACGCCGTCATGCGGCAGGCCGGCTGGGTGGTCGCCGACCCGATCACCGTCCGGACGTCCTGGCGCATCATCACCGGGTCCGTGACCGGACGCTCCTACCCGCAGGCGCCGGTGAGCTCGCTGTTCCTCTTCGGTCGCCAGCAGGACGTCGCCTTCCAGCAGGAGGTCGCGGACAGCCCCGCCAAGCGTCACCACGTGCGTCTGTGGCGCTGCCCCCAGGGGTGGTTCCTCCCCGGGGGGCACCAGGTCGACTGGGTCGCCGCGGGCACCTACGACCGCGCCGTCGGCCTCTCGCTCTTCACCCTGCAGGTCACCCACAAGATCGACGCCGACACCGACGCCGAGCGCGACTACATCGTGGACACGGTGCGGGCCACCGACCTCCCGGTCTCGGTCGACGTCATCGAGGACTTCTCCACCGGCTACCACCACCGCAACGGCGGGGGTGACGCCATCCACACCGACGGCGACCTGCCCGTCCTGGACGTGACCTCCGTGGTCGTGCCTGACCCCCCGCCCGACCTAGAGCCGGACGTCGCGGCGGCGTCCTGGGTGACCCGGAGCAGCGAGGACGACCAGGCCAACAACGCCGTCCCGCCGCGCCCCGCGGTCTTCCTCGTGGCCGTCGGCGCCATCGCCCTGGGGGCGCTGCTGCAGGTCCTCGGCGTGCTCGTCGGCGCGCTGCAGGTGGACCTGGGCGACGGCACCCTGGCCAGCCGCTTCGCCCTGGCCTCGGTCACCGCGCTGGTCCAGGCCGTGGTCCAGGTGCCGATGCTCGTCCTCATCCTGCGCGGGCACGCCTGGGCGCGCTACGTGGTGCTGGCCGGCCTCACCCTGGACGGCGCGATCGCCATGGTCGCCCCCTCCCTGGAGCTGGGTGCCCTCGGGCCGCTGCAGCTGCTCCTGACTTCGACCTCGATCGTGGCCCTCCTCGCCCTCTCCGACCGGTCCGCGTCCCGCTGGCTGGCCGCCCTCCGGGCGGACCGGCGCGCGCGCCGGGCCCGACGGCGCTCGGCCGCCGGAGCACCCGCCTGA